A DNA window from Streptomyces sp. CA-278952 contains the following coding sequences:
- a CDS encoding cation diffusion facilitator family transporter yields MTTLSLGPSPARREALARRIRLLVAITIAYNVIEAVVALTAGTMASSSALIGFGLDSVIEVSSAAAVAWQFSAREHAVRESRERTALRIISVSFFALAAYVAIDAVRALTGTGEAEPSPLGIVIAALSLAVMPFLSAAQRRAGREIGSASAVADSKQTLLCTYLSAVLLVGLLLNATLGWTWADPVAALAIAGLAVKEGRQAWQGKGCCAPTAHGQACANSPDQ; encoded by the coding sequence ATGACCACGCTCTCCCTGGGCCCCTCCCCGGCCCGCCGAGAGGCGCTCGCCCGCCGGATACGACTCCTGGTCGCGATCACCATCGCCTACAACGTCATCGAGGCGGTGGTGGCCCTCACCGCCGGAACGATGGCCTCCTCCAGCGCCCTGATCGGCTTCGGCCTGGACTCCGTCATCGAGGTGTCCTCCGCCGCCGCGGTGGCGTGGCAGTTCTCCGCCCGGGAGCACGCGGTGCGCGAGAGCCGGGAGAGGACGGCTCTCCGGATCATCTCCGTATCGTTCTTCGCGCTCGCCGCGTACGTCGCCATCGACGCGGTCCGAGCGCTGACCGGCACCGGCGAGGCCGAACCGTCCCCCCTCGGCATCGTCATCGCCGCGCTCTCGCTGGCCGTCATGCCGTTCCTGTCGGCCGCCCAACGGCGGGCGGGACGCGAGATCGGGTCCGCCTCCGCCGTCGCGGACTCGAAGCAGACCCTGCTGTGCACGTACCTGTCGGCCGTCCTGCTGGTCGGACTGCTCCTCAACGCCACGCTCGGCTGGACCTGGGCCGATCCGGTCGCCGCCCTCGCCATCGCCGGCCTCGCCGTCAAGGAGGGGCGCCAGGCCTGGCAGGGCAAGGGCTGCTGCGCCCCGACGGCCCATGGTCAAGCCTGCGCAAATTCACCCGATCAGTAA
- a CDS encoding ArsR/SmtB family transcription factor, whose translation MLTVASDIEVLARFGRALADPIRCRLLLALREAPAYPSDLADTLGISRTRLSNHLACLRDCGLVVTVPDGRRTRYELADERLGSALGDLRSAVVAVETDRTCPDAETKGCC comes from the coding sequence ATGCTGACCGTCGCTTCCGACATCGAGGTGCTCGCGCGGTTCGGCCGCGCGCTCGCCGACCCGATCCGCTGCCGCCTGCTGCTCGCGCTCCGCGAGGCCCCGGCGTACCCCTCCGACCTCGCCGACACCCTGGGCATCTCGCGTACCCGACTCTCCAACCACCTGGCCTGCCTGCGCGACTGCGGCCTGGTCGTCACCGTGCCGGACGGCCGCCGGACACGCTACGAACTGGCCGACGAACGCCTCGGCAGCGCCTTGGGCGACCTGCGTTCCGCAGTGGTGGCCGTCGAGACCGACCGCACCTGCCCGGACGCGGAGACGAAGGGCTGCTGCTGA
- a CDS encoding GntR family transcriptional regulator produces MPAAPSAPVQPPPSSLKRPPAAERVYTHIKEAVLGRRYEGGTLLTEGDLADAVGVSRTPVREALLRLEVEGLIKLYPKKGALVLAVSAQEIKDVVETRLLVEEFAARRAVPASPQLIARLEQLLEEQRQLAEVGDLAAVAVKDRCFHAEIVKNAGNEILSRLYDQLRDRQLRMGVAVMESHPGRIEANITEHGELLEAIRAGDAEGAALVVRRHVGRVRVLVRGEDR; encoded by the coding sequence ATGCCTGCCGCACCCTCCGCCCCCGTACAGCCGCCGCCCTCCTCCCTCAAGCGCCCGCCCGCCGCCGAGCGCGTCTACACGCACATCAAGGAAGCCGTCCTGGGCCGCCGCTACGAGGGCGGGACGCTGCTCACCGAAGGGGATCTCGCGGACGCGGTCGGCGTCTCCCGGACGCCCGTGCGCGAGGCGCTGCTGCGGCTGGAGGTCGAGGGGCTGATCAAGCTCTACCCGAAGAAGGGCGCCCTCGTCCTCGCCGTCTCCGCGCAGGAGATCAAGGACGTAGTGGAGACCCGGCTGCTGGTCGAGGAGTTCGCCGCGCGCAGGGCGGTGCCCGCGTCTCCGCAGTTGATCGCGCGGCTGGAGCAGCTCCTGGAGGAGCAGCGGCAGTTGGCGGAGGTCGGGGACCTGGCCGCCGTGGCGGTCAAGGACCGCTGCTTCCACGCCGAGATCGTGAAGAACGCCGGCAACGAGATCCTCTCCCGCCTCTACGACCAGCTGCGCGACCGTCAGCTGCGGATGGGCGTCGCGGTGATGGAGTCCCACCCGGGCAGGATCGAGGCCAACATCACCGAGCACGGTGAGCTGCTGGAGGCGATCCGCGCCGGGGACGCCGAGGGGGCGGCCCTGGTCGTGCGCCGCCATGTCGGCCGGGTGCGGGTGCTGGTGCGGGGGGAGGACCGGTGA
- a CDS encoding MFS transporter: MSSAAPTLSLPGDPPGGRTAAWVWGIGVAVYFVAIIFRTSLGVAGLDAADRFDVNASALSTFSILQLLVYAGMQIPVGLMVDRLGTKKVLTIGAVLFTVGQLGFALSPSYGMALAARALLGCGDAMTFISVLRLGSRWFPARRGPLIGQVAALFGMAGNLVSTLFIARALHSYGWTATFVGSSLAGVLVLVPLLLFLKDHPEGHEPPPAEHAGAAYVRRQIAAAWREPGTRLGMWVHFTTQFPAMVFLLLWGMPFLVEAQGLSRGTAGTLLTLVVLSNMVVGLVYGQIIARHHEARVPIALGTVATTALLWASAIFYPADHTPMWLLVVLCVVLGACGPASMVGFDFARPANPPERQGTASGIVNMGGFIASMTTLFAVGFLLDATGDNYRAAFASVFVLEALGVTQILRLRRRAALREREHHVVSRVEAVHVPA; this comes from the coding sequence GTGAGTTCGGCCGCCCCCACGCTCTCGCTGCCCGGTGACCCGCCCGGCGGCCGGACTGCCGCCTGGGTCTGGGGCATCGGGGTCGCCGTCTACTTCGTCGCGATCATCTTCCGTACGAGCCTGGGCGTCGCCGGACTCGACGCCGCCGACCGGTTCGACGTCAACGCCTCCGCGCTGTCCACGTTCTCGATCCTCCAGCTCCTCGTCTACGCGGGCATGCAGATACCCGTCGGCCTGATGGTCGACCGGCTCGGCACCAAGAAGGTCCTCACCATCGGGGCCGTTCTCTTCACCGTCGGGCAGCTCGGCTTCGCGCTCTCCCCGTCGTACGGCATGGCGCTGGCGGCCCGCGCGCTGCTCGGCTGCGGCGACGCGATGACGTTCATCAGCGTGCTGCGGCTCGGCAGCCGCTGGTTCCCGGCCCGGCGCGGACCGCTGATCGGGCAGGTCGCGGCGCTGTTCGGGATGGCGGGCAACCTCGTCTCGACGCTGTTCATCGCGCGGGCGCTGCACAGCTACGGCTGGACCGCGACGTTCGTCGGCAGCTCGCTGGCCGGTGTCCTGGTGCTGGTGCCGCTCCTGCTGTTCCTCAAGGACCACCCCGAGGGCCACGAGCCGCCGCCCGCCGAGCACGCCGGGGCCGCGTACGTCCGCCGCCAGATCGCCGCCGCCTGGCGGGAGCCGGGGACCCGGCTCGGGATGTGGGTGCACTTCACCACCCAGTTCCCGGCGATGGTGTTCCTGCTGCTGTGGGGGATGCCGTTCCTGGTCGAGGCGCAGGGGCTGAGCCGGGGCACGGCGGGCACGCTGCTCACTCTGGTGGTGCTGTCCAACATGGTGGTGGGGCTCGTCTACGGGCAGATCATCGCCCGCCACCACGAGGCACGGGTCCCCATCGCGTTGGGCACGGTGGCCACGACGGCCCTGCTCTGGGCGTCCGCGATCTTCTATCCGGCCGACCACACGCCGATGTGGCTGCTGGTCGTCCTGTGCGTGGTGCTCGGCGCCTGCGGACCGGCCTCGATGGTCGGCTTCGACTTCGCCCGCCCGGCCAATCCGCCCGAGCGGCAGGGCACCGCCTCGGGAATCGTCAACATGGGCGGCTTCATCGCCTCGATGACCACCCTGTTCGCCGTCGGGTTCCTGCTGGACGCCACGGGCGACAACTACCGCGCCGCGTTCGCCTCGGTCTTCGTCCTGGAGGCGCTCGGCGTCACCCAGATCCTGCGGCTGCGCCGCCGGGCGGCGCTCAGGGAACGCGAGCACCACGTGGTGAGCCGCGTCGAGGCCGTGCACGTACCGGCGTAA
- a CDS encoding maleylpyruvate isomerase family mycothiol-dependent enzyme, with amino-acid sequence MTVHPSLQPYTDAATHSIEAIAELVKPLPEGEWNRRTPCPGWSVRDIVSHVIGMECEMLGDPRPIHTLPRDLYHVQSDFARYMEMQVDVRRHHTSPEITSELEYVLIRRARQIRNESRSPETKVRAPLGAEQTLETALNLRAFDVWVHEQDLRATLGQPGNLDSPGALITRDMLLAGLPKVVAKKAGAPANSAVVFDVHGPVEFLRTVRVDAEGRGSVDGAPSLGPAVTLSVDWETYVRLACGRVRHTAVADRIKVEGDQELATAILDNFAVTP; translated from the coding sequence GTGACCGTCCATCCCAGCCTCCAGCCCTACACCGACGCCGCGACCCACTCCATCGAGGCGATAGCCGAGCTGGTGAAGCCCCTCCCCGAGGGTGAGTGGAACCGCCGAACGCCCTGCCCGGGATGGTCGGTGCGCGACATCGTGTCGCACGTCATCGGCATGGAGTGCGAGATGCTCGGCGATCCCCGGCCGATCCACACCCTGCCGCGCGACCTCTACCACGTGCAGAGCGACTTCGCCCGCTACATGGAGATGCAGGTCGACGTCCGGCGGCACCACACCTCCCCGGAGATCACCTCCGAGCTGGAGTACGTCCTCATCCGCCGGGCCCGCCAGATCCGCAACGAGTCGCGCAGCCCCGAGACCAAGGTCCGCGCGCCGCTGGGCGCCGAGCAGACCCTCGAAACAGCGCTCAATCTGCGGGCGTTCGATGTCTGGGTGCACGAGCAGGACCTGCGCGCCACGCTCGGGCAGCCCGGCAACCTGGACTCTCCCGGCGCCCTGATCACCCGCGACATGCTGCTCGCCGGACTGCCGAAGGTGGTGGCCAAGAAGGCCGGCGCCCCCGCGAATTCGGCGGTCGTCTTCGACGTGCACGGGCCGGTGGAGTTCCTGCGGACGGTACGGGTCGACGCGGAGGGCCGCGGTTCGGTGGACGGCGCGCCCTCGCTCGGCCCCGCCGTGACGCTGTCGGTGGACTGGGAGACGTACGTCCGGCTCGCCTGCGGCCGGGTCCGCCACACGGCCGTCGCGGACCGGATCAAGGTCGAGGGCGACCAGGAGCTGGCCACCGCGATCCTGGACAACTTCGCCGTGACCCCGTGA
- a CDS encoding carbon-nitrogen family hydrolase, with the protein MRASLIQIAVDPDESVDARRARAASLVVAQRGADLVVLPELWPVGAFAYTAFEAEAEPLEGPTHEVMAKAAAEAGTWLHAGSFVERADDGTLYNTSLVFSPQGERTAVYRKIHRFGFDKGEAVMMGAGEELVTVALPDTTLGLATCYDLRFPEQFRGLVDAGAEMLVVAAGWPERRRAHWTLLAQARAVENQAYVLAVGTAGTHGDIQQAGHSIVVDPWGEVLAQAGADEEVLTVELDPAKVRATREQFPALKDRRLGLAPPL; encoded by the coding sequence GTGCGCGCCTCCCTCATCCAGATCGCAGTGGACCCGGACGAATCCGTCGATGCCCGCAGGGCGCGAGCGGCCTCGTTGGTAGTCGCCCAGCGCGGCGCTGACCTGGTGGTTCTCCCAGAACTATGGCCGGTCGGGGCATTCGCCTACACCGCCTTCGAGGCGGAGGCCGAGCCCTTGGAGGGCCCCACGCACGAGGTGATGGCGAAGGCCGCCGCCGAGGCCGGGACCTGGCTGCACGCCGGCTCCTTCGTCGAACGGGCGGACGACGGCACCCTTTACAACACCAGCCTGGTCTTCTCGCCCCAGGGCGAGCGCACGGCCGTGTACCGCAAGATCCACCGCTTCGGCTTCGACAAAGGCGAGGCGGTGATGATGGGCGCGGGCGAGGAGCTGGTGACCGTCGCCCTGCCCGACACCACCCTGGGCCTCGCCACCTGTTACGACCTGCGCTTCCCCGAGCAGTTCCGGGGGCTCGTCGACGCGGGTGCCGAGATGCTGGTCGTCGCGGCGGGCTGGCCCGAGCGCCGGCGCGCCCACTGGACGCTCCTGGCACAGGCCCGTGCCGTGGAGAACCAGGCGTACGTGCTGGCCGTCGGGACGGCGGGCACCCACGGCGACATCCAGCAGGCCGGCCACAGCATCGTCGTCGACCCGTGGGGCGAGGTGCTGGCCCAGGCGGGCGCGGACGAGGAGGTCCTGACCGTCGAGCTGGACCCGGCGAAGGTGCGCGCGACCCGGGAGCAGTTCCCGGCGCTCAAGGACCGCCGACTGGGGCTCGCGCCGCCGCTCTGA
- a CDS encoding LURP-one-related/scramblase family protein codes for MRLLVRERLFAIGDDYWIEDDGGRKVFLVDGKAMRLRDTFELKDADGRVLVELRQKLVSLRDTMLIERGGEELAKVKRKRLSLLRNHYRVTLVDGTELDVSGRILDREFAIEYDGELLAQISRRWLTLRDTYGIDVVRDDADTALLIAVAMCVIVLADKEHED; via the coding sequence ATGAGACTTCTCGTACGTGAGCGGCTGTTCGCCATCGGCGACGACTACTGGATCGAGGACGACGGGGGCCGCAAGGTCTTCCTGGTCGACGGCAAGGCGATGCGGCTGCGCGACACCTTCGAGCTGAAGGACGCCGACGGCCGGGTCCTGGTCGAACTACGGCAGAAGCTGGTCAGCCTGCGCGACACGATGCTCATCGAGCGGGGCGGGGAGGAGCTGGCCAAGGTCAAGCGCAAGCGGCTGTCGCTGCTCCGCAACCACTACCGGGTGACGTTGGTGGACGGCACGGAGCTGGACGTCAGCGGCAGGATCCTGGACCGCGAGTTCGCCATCGAGTACGACGGCGAGCTGCTGGCCCAGATCTCGCGCCGCTGGCTGACCCTTCGGGACACGTACGGCATCGACGTCGTCCGGGACGACGCCGACACCGCGCTGCTCATCGCGGTGGCGATGTGCGTGATCGTGCTGGCGGACAAGGAGCACGAGGACTGA
- a CDS encoding NHL domain-containing thioredoxin family protein gives MASRARVRAPELIGKGGWLNTGDRQYTLADLRGRIVILDFWTFCCVNCLHVLDELRELEEKHRDTVVIVGVHSPKFVHEAEHQAVVDAVERYEVHHPVLDDPELATWKQYAVRAWPTLVVIDPEGYVVAQHAGEGHAHAIEKLVEELEAEHGAKGTLRRGDGPYVAPEPVATHLRFPGKALLLPDGGFLVSDTTRHRLVELDADGETVRRHFGTGERGLHDGGPDEARFSEPQGLAVLPDGRVAVADTVNHALRALDLTTGVTSTLAGTGRQWWQGTATSGPAREVDLSSPWDVAWFGDRLWIAMAGVHQLWTYDPESATVRVAAGTTNEGLVDGPAAEAWFAQPSGLAVSADGERLWVADSETSSLRWIDRDEHVRTAVGTGLFDFGHRDGAADRALLQHPLGVTALPDGSVAISDTYNHALRRYDPASDEVTTLATDVREPSDAVLVDGDLVVVESARHRLTRLRLPEEAVRVADQAHRTQRAATEIAPGTLRLDVVFQAPAGQKLDTRYGPSTRLLVSATPPELLAEGSGAGTDLGRDLVLADGVTEGVLHVSAMAASCDDDPANEYPACHMHQQDWGVPVRVTAKGTPRLPLVLAGMDEQG, from the coding sequence ATGGCATCACGTGCACGCGTCCGCGCCCCCGAACTCATCGGCAAGGGCGGCTGGCTCAATACAGGCGACCGGCAGTACACCCTCGCTGACCTGCGGGGACGCATCGTCATCCTCGACTTCTGGACGTTCTGCTGTGTGAACTGTCTGCACGTCCTGGACGAGCTGCGCGAGCTGGAGGAGAAGCACCGCGACACCGTGGTGATCGTCGGCGTCCACTCGCCGAAGTTCGTCCACGAGGCCGAGCACCAGGCCGTCGTCGACGCCGTCGAGCGCTACGAGGTCCACCACCCCGTCCTCGACGACCCCGAGCTGGCCACCTGGAAGCAGTACGCCGTACGCGCCTGGCCGACGCTCGTCGTGATCGACCCCGAGGGCTACGTCGTCGCCCAGCACGCGGGCGAGGGCCACGCGCACGCCATCGAGAAGCTCGTCGAGGAGCTGGAGGCCGAGCACGGGGCCAAGGGCACGCTCCGCCGCGGTGACGGCCCCTACGTGGCGCCCGAGCCCGTCGCCACGCATCTGCGCTTCCCCGGCAAGGCGCTGCTCCTGCCGGACGGGGGCTTCCTGGTCTCCGACACCACCCGGCACCGCCTCGTCGAGCTGGACGCCGACGGCGAGACCGTACGCCGCCACTTCGGCACGGGCGAACGCGGTCTGCACGACGGCGGCCCGGACGAAGCCCGCTTCAGCGAACCGCAGGGGCTCGCCGTCCTCCCCGACGGCCGGGTCGCCGTCGCGGACACCGTCAACCACGCCCTCCGCGCCCTGGACCTCACGACCGGCGTTACCAGCACCCTCGCCGGGACCGGCCGCCAGTGGTGGCAGGGGACGGCGACCAGCGGTCCGGCGCGCGAGGTGGACCTCTCCTCGCCGTGGGACGTCGCCTGGTTCGGCGACCGGCTGTGGATCGCCATGGCGGGCGTGCACCAGCTGTGGACGTACGACCCGGAGAGCGCGACCGTACGCGTCGCCGCCGGGACCACCAACGAGGGCCTGGTCGACGGGCCGGCCGCCGAGGCCTGGTTCGCCCAGCCGTCCGGACTCGCCGTCTCCGCCGACGGCGAGCGGCTCTGGGTCGCCGACTCGGAGACCTCCTCACTGCGCTGGATCGACCGCGACGAGCACGTCCGCACCGCCGTCGGCACCGGCCTCTTCGACTTCGGCCACCGCGACGGTGCCGCCGACCGGGCACTCCTCCAGCATCCGCTCGGCGTGACCGCCCTGCCCGACGGGTCGGTCGCGATCAGCGACACGTACAACCACGCCCTGCGCCGGTACGACCCGGCCTCCGACGAGGTCACCACCCTGGCCACCGACGTCCGCGAGCCCAGCGACGCGGTGCTGGTCGACGGCGATCTGGTCGTCGTCGAGTCGGCCCGCCACCGGCTGACCCGGCTCCGGCTGCCGGAGGAGGCGGTCCGGGTCGCCGACCAGGCGCACCGCACCCAGCGGGCCGCGACCGAGATCGCCCCGGGCACCCTCCGCCTCGACGTCGTCTTCCAGGCGCCCGCGGGCCAGAAGCTGGACACCCGCTACGGCCCCTCGACCCGGCTGCTCGTCTCCGCGACCCCGCCCGAGCTCCTGGCGGAGGGCTCCGGCGCGGGGACGGACCTCGGGCGCGACCTGGTCCTCGCGGACGGGGTCACCGAGGGCGTCCTGCACGTCTCGGCGATGGCGGCGTCCTGCGACGACGACCCGGCCAACGAGTACCCGGCCTGCCATATGCACCAACAGGACTGGGGCGTCCCCGTCCGCGTGACCGCCAAGGGAACGCCCCGGCTGCCGCTGGTGCTGGCGGGCATGGACGAGCAGGGCTGA